The segment CCACAGCACAAATCACGCAGGCGTacctttgtgctgctgctgtcaccgCTCTGTACAATTGTCACTATTACTCTCATGTTTACAGATCGGCATCTCTTCAAAATGCATTAATCTGCAAAAGAAAGGAAGTAggtgatgcattttttttttcatggccGAACCAATATCATGTTTTTGCCACCGCTCTCACCAAAGTGCTTTTTCAGAGAAAGCAGATGGATGACTAACGCCTGGTCTGCAGTAGACTGccactctctgtgtgtgtgtgtgtgtgtgtgactgataaATGCTTTGAGACCGATGTCAATGTTCGCCAAACGACCGCTCTGCTTCTTTTACTTTACCGTTATGCGTCTGGAATGAGTTGATGACCTTGAGTTTTATATCCTGTGGATTAATACTGGAAGTACAAGATAACCGTAGGTGTAGAAAACAAGTAGCGTTTCACATTTGATCATGTTTCGATTGAAGACATTTGTCAGTTTGTGTGGTGCAAGTTGTACCcggtttaaaataaatgcctgCCTTAAAAGGTGCCGTTTGCTTTTGTGCGACTCCACATCCATACGGAGCGCAAAGAGGGACGAAATGAATCAAATACAGTTGTGTActtaaaaatatttgtattataaAGACAGTCTCGGCATATACAAACAGGCATAGAAAGCCAATCACGGCTTCCATGAACTTGGCGGaggcactgtgtgtgtgatacCAGGAAGTCTGGGGTTAAAACAGTCATTTGAATACACGATCGCTGCATTAAGGACTGCAGTGTGTGCTGAGCTAGCGTTGCAAGATCTATGAATGGACATGCAGGCAGCTTGGTGCCCTTAAAACCAAACTAGCCTGCGATTAAAACGTCTTCTGGACCGGTTTGGGCCACGcaaagacaatcattcacacctatggacaatttagtgcgaCCAatttggtggagggaggaacccggagagaaccccccgcagacacggggagaacatgcaaactcctcacaggaccTGTGACCTTTCTTGTTGGGAAGCAACTgcgctcaccactgcgccaccgtgctgcccaaacAATTAAGACATCTTAAACAACACAACTTTAACATGATATTCTTGGCCTTGTTTGATTCTGTGTCACAGACAACAGTGTAAATAgataaaaaacatgttttaacaATGGTCTGATgtgcataaatataaaatgaaactgTCAAATTGTGCACCTTGTCGGGAAATGCGCTACACACTCTTGCCACGTATGCAAGACTGCTGAACACTTTGCACTTCCTAACACTGAGGTCCCTTTAACAACCATGGCAGTCGCTCTACTTATATTTATGCACATCAACCCAGAACTATTATAGTCCATTACATTCTTGGATTCCAAGCGTGCGCATAAAGGATCACTTCTCAATCTCGGTAAGCTTCGCGCAAGCATTCGGGTGAGAGATCAATTGAAGAAGACGTGATTACAGCGAAGCCCTGCCCTCCTCCAGTGTGACGAAAGAATCCTCGGAAGGGCGGATGAAACGCTTTCGCTCTCGAGGTTGGAACGAAAACCAGATCCTCGTCGAGAGGGGTTCACTTGTTGGAGGCGCGGATGTAGACcagagaggagagcagcaggAGCTCCGGCGGCTTGTGCAGCAGGATCAGATTGTTGCCCCTCAGGCCGTCGTAGTGCATCCAGCAGCCATCTATCTGGAAGGCTGAGGAGTAGTGATGCTCCTCCTTGTTGAAAAGTGTGGCGCCCTCCAGCGAGTACCTgcggacaaaaacaaaaagagctCTCGTACTGTCCGCGGACGTTTTTCCATTTGTTCTAGGAGCTAATTGAAATCAAAGACATCAATCGATACCTGATAATGAGAATAACAATAAATCGGAATGATTTGCACCATCATGTTTAACCTCCTGCGAGGTTAAACATTTAGCGTCTTGTGTTATTTAAGCACAGTCACGTATAGCGAGCCCACAGAAACACGCGCCTCACCTGGTTTGGCAGAGCGCGAGATGGTAGGGAACGTAGGACAGTTCTTCTGACTTCCACTGCTGCATGTTAAGAATCACAAAGGGCGGCGGTCCACGGCGGAAAACCCTCTGGGAGAATTCCCGAAGACCGTCACATCTgttcaaaagaaaacaggaattTGCCAAGGAAGtgggctaaaataaaaaaaaaaaaaaaaggacgtaGAACATGAACAGCTTCCCTGTGTCTCACCCCAGCTGTGAGCAGAGTAGAATCTTGGGGCAGAAGAACTCATCGACAGCTGACTGGATGGGGTCGCTGTGAGGCAGCTCGTGAGCAGGGCTGGAGGGGAAAGTGTAAGAGAAATAAGACAACAACCCTGATACCATCCAATAACATTTTGCTAACTTTGACTGCCTGTTATGTGAAAGAAAAGTCAACGTAATGAAACAAGACTTGTGGAGAAACGACAGATGAGTGACCGCTGTGTTGGAAACGTGTAACAGCGTGCTATATGAACCGGCCCATTACTGCTGTACAGTGGTGCCGTCGGACACGGAATATCTAgtgttaatataaatataaaatatagagATATTAGTCTTTATGAAAGTATTTATTTCAACAAAAGTATCGATATTCCACATTTTTTTATGGCTTATTTATTACAAGTAAAGATTCTTATGTTTGCTTAACATTTTATCACAGCCATCgtatgatgataataatgattgATTACTCAGGGGGTCGGGTTAATCACAAATAATGACATCTGtgctattttaatttaaacCCATGAATATTTAGCGAATAGCCTTCTATTAACTTGAATATTATTGATCATTATATTATGGGGtggatatttgttttattaaaattttGTTCAATTAGTCAATTAACAGATTCAACTTATTAAAACAAATTTAATGTGAGATTTTACTGGGGACAACAGATcaatactgggggggggggcatgtgcaCCCAAATTACAAGCATAGATAGTTAAAAGGTGAATGAAGCCCATTCTAGGAAGGAGCTGAAGAGTCCGTAATATCCAAGCGTTGACATGGGCGTCCTCCATCAGGACGTTCTGACGCTCAGAATCTCTGCTAATAGTTCACGGGGTGAGCGCCCCCCTTTGAGGCATCTCGATATTACACTGCCCACGTGCAGCATAATACCTGATGCTGATTGTTGTCTGGACAAGCTCTTGGAAACGGGCCGGGCAGCTCCCCTTGGTACACAGGCACTCTTGCATGGTCGACATgaggttctccaggttctccgtgAAGTTCTCGTGCTCGTT is part of the Brachionichthys hirsutus isolate HB-005 chromosome 18, CSIRO-AGI_Bhir_v1, whole genome shotgun sequence genome and harbors:
- the c18h14orf28 gene encoding uncharacterized protein C14orf28 homolog; this translates as MESRFCVLDDTEDLQKLIANTANNLHVERSKTLFEEIRASISNAEEEDRAFWRPVLPWGGVFAIKAGRKAVSCTPLYVKINLKNTCTIDGFLMILYVILRDNRSFPQELAAFLGKQFVEHFLFLMDSCDYTTVKMLWIWDRMSKRQYRSEIHQAALEIDLFGNEHENFTENLENLMSTMQECLCTKGSCPARFQELVQTTISISPAHELPHSDPIQSAVDEFFCPKILLCSQLGCDGLREFSQRVFRRGPPPFVILNMQQWKSEELSYVPYHLALCQTRYSLEGATLFNKEEHHYSSAFQIDGCWMHYDGLRGNNLILLHKPPELLLLSSLVYIRASNK